The Candidatus Nitrospira nitrosa genomic sequence TGCCTCATGCCGAATCACTGGCACCTTCTCCTGTGGCCGCGCCACGATGGCGAACTATCAGAAATTCTTCGCTGGATTACCGTCACCCATACGCAACGGTGGCATGTGCGGCACGAGACCGCCGGCACTGGTCCTGTCTATCAAGGCCGCTTCAAATCCTTTCCCGTCAAGACGGATGAACATTTTTTGACCGTCGCTCGGTATGTAGAACGCAATGCACTACGGGCCAAGTTGGTCAGACAGGCGGAAAACTGGCGGTGGAGCAGCCTATGGCGACGTGCTCAGGGCGATGCCAAACTGACAGCCTGGCTGAGTGACTGGCCGGTCTCGCCCCCGCGCAATTGGATGATGCGCGTGAATCGTTCCGAGACCGGGGAGGAACTAGAGACTCTTCGAGTGAGCGTACAGCGAGGGCGTCCGTTCGGTGACGAGGCTTGGGTAAACAGGATGGCGAAGCGATTTGGATTGGAATCAACGCTGCGTCCGCGCGGAAGGCCCAGAGGATCCTGACCACCGAAAAACATGCGCGGCAAACAACCACTCAGCGATTCAGTTGCAGATGCACGATGGTCCCATTTTCACCACTCGCCCACCCGCGTTCAGCATCGGGAAAACTGAGGCCAAAGAGTGATGCTGGGGCAATCGATCTTCCCTCACTCCAGGTGAGACCGGCATCCGTCGTCCGATACAACGTTCCTCGCTCACCGACAATCCAACCTTCTTGCCGGCTCGTGAACCGGACCTTCAGCAAATCAGTGAGCTTCGTACAAGTACGCCCACAGGGCAGAGTCTGATCCACCCATGTGGCACCGCCATCAGTCGTTTGAAACAACGCCCCCGCATTACCGACCGCCCAACCAGTTGTGGCATCGGTGAAGAAGACGTCGAACAAGGTTACGGCACTCTGCGTGCCTTGCGCGGTCCATGTCGCACCACCATCGGATGTCGACAGGATGGTTCCCAGTGCGCCAACGATTGTCCCTTTCTGCTCATCGAGAAAGTGTGCCGTATAGAGCGCCGCCGTGGTCCCACTGATCTGTTCCCTCCAATGCTGCCCTCCATCTGTCGTATGATAGATGGTGCCGCCTCCCCCAACCGCCCAGCCGACATTGGGAGAGGGAAAAGAGACGGCGTACAGCGGCTGCTGCGTATCGATGGCCTGTTGAGACCAGGACTCTCCTCCGTTGATCGTGCGGCCGAGCCATCCTCCGGCACCGGTCACCCATCCGTGTGACGAATCGGCAAAAAACACGCTCGTAAGCAAGGCCGTTGTTCCACTGGCCACGCGCTTCCAACTTTTCCCACTATCACCGGTCTTGAGAATCGTTCCACCAGACCCCACCGCCCAGCCCTGTTGAGGCGTGGGAAAATGGATACTCAGCAGGGTGGATTTTGTAGTACTCGCCTGAATTGTGAGGGAAAGAGCGGTCTCACGACTGGTGGCCAATTGCGGAAACCCCAGCGCCACAATCAACAACAAAAAGATGAGACGCAATCGAACCCGGACAACGTAGCGTGGAATCAGCATTATTGATTGGTGCCCGCATCAGGCCTGTTATTCGTCCAATACCCATCGTCGGGAAGCCCCTTGGCCTCAATGGTGAACTGTCCGGCTTCCACCGTCAGCCATTTCTTCGGCGAACAGCAGGTGCCATCCGGCAAGAGGTCCCAAGACCCTCGACGAACAACCAGAGGCCCAGTGGCAAGATCATCGAAAAAGCCGCCCTTCTTTCCGATGCCATACAGATTGCGGTGCGGGACTTTGACGACGATCTCCTGATCCGTCCACGACTGCACCAGAGCCGCCGCGCCGTTGAAGAGCACTTCCGTGCGGGAGACGTTCGATACAACCGTGTCACTGGCCTCCGGCTCGTTGATCTCAATGTCGGATCGCCGTTTGTACGCCTTCTGATTGAGCCCGAGATCGGCATGTTCCGCAGTCTTCAAGAATGTCCCAAACCCGCTTCCCTTGATAGTGACCGTCGCATCCAACCCGGCTGACTTGGGATCATAGGTTTCAACTGTAGGCGTCACCACTGCAAAGTCCCCTGCCTCAATCGCCAGCGTCCCCCGTTCAGCACAGCAGAGCCCCCCGAGATTCGGTTTCGTGGCGCTCCGATAGATCACCACCTTGCCGCTTTTGGCACTGAATGGCACCCACACATCGATTCGATCGTCGTTCCATCGATAGATGACGGCCGGGACCCCGCCGATCTCAACTCGATTCTGACCTGTATTGAAATCCATGAAGTTGTACGGTGTCGCCCCGCTCTCAGAATAGAACCCAAAATGTTCACCATTGATCCTGAGCAGCGTCCCAATCGGAGCACTGGCGGGACTCAGCGTCGTAATACGAGGCACATGAACCGTAAACTGCGCAAGCACCCGTTCTTGCCCCTGCCGCCGCAACACCAGCGGACCAGACTCGGCATCAAGCGGGACATGGACCACGATCACATCGTCTTTCCATTGGGCAATCGTCGCAGGCTTTCCCGCGATGAAGACCCCATCGTCCATCTGTTCTTTCGACTGACCAAACCCGTGAC encodes the following:
- a CDS encoding transposase, with protein sequence MPRRPRLAAGNLAYHVLNRRVGRLPLFETPSDYIAFEAILAEAHAEFRIRIAAYCLMPNHWHLLLWPRHDGELSEILRWITVTHTQRWHVRHETAGTGPVYQGRFKSFPVKTDEHFLTVARYVERNALRAKLVRQAENWRWSSLWRRAQGDAKLTAWLSDWPVSPPRNWMMRVNRSETGEELETLRVSVQRGRPFGDEAWVNRMAKRFGLESTLRPRGRPRGS
- a CDS encoding WD40/YVTN/BNR-like repeat-containing protein, yielding MLIPRYVVRVRLRLIFLLLIVALGFPQLATSRETALSLTIQASTTKSTLLSIHFPTPQQGWAVGSGGTILKTGDSGKSWKRVASGTTALLTSVFFADSSHGWVTGAGGWLGRTINGGESWSQQAIDTQQPLYAVSFPSPNVGWAVGGGGTIYHTTDGGQHWREQISGTTAALYTAHFLDEQKGTIVGALGTILSTSDGGATWTAQGTQSAVTLFDVFFTDATTGWAVGNAGALFQTTDGGATWVDQTLPCGRTCTKLTDLLKVRFTSRQEGWIVGERGTLYRTTDAGLTWSEGRSIAPASLFGLSFPDAERGWASGENGTIVHLQLNR
- a CDS encoding IPT/TIG domain-containing protein, yielding MQRFVLVTISLVALVLLLTHESSAAARKSKPMESKVTVELSTSMVTPGATVTLNGKGFGPFKSTSFNKVTVNGLSALVQRWEAELIEIKVPFKATSGFVEILIGKKKVLAGLLTIVTPQIDAITPTEAERGATLQITGQHFGLSAGARDPNTMFGVNDVIVGGVIVRPQRWKDDKIELEIPPNATSGDVVVRLASSDPLPDGSCCAPVEYVKSNAVSLALRPFIRVDPVSGPVGTKVVLFGHGFGQSKEQMDDGVFIAGKPATIAQWKDDVIVVHVPLDAESGPLVLRRQGQERVLAQFTVHVPRITTLSPASAPIGTLLRINGEHFGFYSESGATPYNFMDFNTGQNRVEIGGVPAVIYRWNDDRIDVWVPFSAKSGKVVIYRSATKPNLGGLCCAERGTLAIEAGDFAVVTPTVETYDPKSAGLDATVTIKGSGFGTFLKTAEHADLGLNQKAYKRRSDIEINEPEASDTVVSNVSRTEVLFNGAAALVQSWTDQEIVVKVPHRNLYGIGKKGGFFDDLATGPLVVRRGSWDLLPDGTCCSPKKWLTVEAGQFTIEAKGLPDDGYWTNNRPDAGTNQ